One Cicer arietinum cultivar CDC Frontier isolate Library 1 chromosome 8, Cicar.CDCFrontier_v2.0, whole genome shotgun sequence DNA segment encodes these proteins:
- the LOC101493406 gene encoding uncharacterized protein translates to MGVIKDGTISGVLPEPQGFLVHYPGYPSSTSRAVDTLGGIQGILKARSSQSNKLELRFRPEDPYSHPAFGERHPTNALLLKISKRKLPDDDGAHASKNMCAMEHGMQANHVESEDGAADQVDEEANLCANIVARVPEAYFFEGMADYQYVVPVHANLARRKKRNWSELEETPIAKGDHIDVDHEDVMIIVPPIFAPKDEPKNLVLKPNVISSSKKNEEEILEPYFEIDMEPVLAIDFHIKEIPKKVNWEEYIPQGSDQWESQMVVSRMFDEKPIWSKASLSERLLDKGLSFSHGMFRRLLSRIAYYFSSGPFLRFWIKKGYDPRKDSDSRIYQRIDYRVPVPLRSYCDAYSVNKLKHRWEDICAFRAFPYKFQTSLQLFELVDDYVQSEINKPTMQITCTFESGWFSSNKINCLRQRLMVRYLSIFPKPGAESLLRAATSRFEKLKRECNRTAMKLDGEECQQANTGLEENVEHDHVEDEGEAAEANESEEEWEEELDLAGDTEMPLPSPSYLNMQNISRTHLQELFDSFPSDEIGGDNAQENGSEEEYPIYEEDSDNDSDE, encoded by the exons ATGGGAGTGATCAAGGATGGCACAATATCTGGGGTTCTACCGGAGCCTCAGGGATTTCTGGTGCACTACCCTGGTTATCCATCATCAACCTCTCGTGCCGTTGACACATTAGGTGGAATTCAAGGCATTCTTAAG GCTCGCAGTTCACAATCAAACAAATTAGAGCTCCGGTTCCGCCCTGAAGACCCTTATTCTCATCCTGCATTTGGGGAGCGTCACCCCACCAATGCCTTGCTTCTGAAAATATCCAAGAGAAAATTGCCTGATGATGATGGGGCCCATGCTTCTAAAAACATGTGTGCAATGGAGCATGGGATGCAAGCAAATCATGTAGAAAGTGAGGATGGAGCTGCTGATCAAGTAGATGAAGAGGCAAATCTTTGTGCTAATATTGTTGCTCGTGTTCCTGaggcttatttttttgaag GAATGGCCGACTACCAGTATGTTGTTCCTGTCCATGCCAATCTTGCCaggaggaagaagagaaatTGGTCAGAACTAGAAGAAACACCAATTG CTAAGGGCGATCACATAGATGTGGATCATGAGGATGTCATGATCATAGTGCCTCCAATTTTTGCCCCGAAAGACGAGCCAAAAAATTTAGT CTTGAAACCGAATGTCATTTCAAGTTCAAAAAagaatgaagaggaaatttTAGAACCTTATTTCGAG ATTGACATGGAGCCAGTTCTTGCAATTGATTTTCACATTAAAG AAATTCCTAAAAAAGTGAATTGGGAGGAATATATACCACAAGGCTCAGATCAATGGGAGTCACAAATGGTCGTATCTAGGATGTTTGATGAGAAGCCTATATGGTCCAAAGCCTCACTTAGTGAACGCCTACTTGACAAGGGTTTAAGCTTTTCACATGGCATGTTCAGAAG GCTTCTATCTAGAATTGCTTACTACTTTTCAAGTGGACCATTTCTAAGGTTCTGGATTAAGAAAGGATATGACCCACGCAAAGACTCTGATTCTCGCAT TTATCAAAGAATTGATTATCGAGTACCAGTCCCATTGCGAAGTTACTGTGATGCCTACTCAGTCAATAA ATTGAAACATAGATGGGAGGATATATGTGCCTTTCGTGCTTTCCCTTACAAGTTCCAGACTTCTTTACAGTTGTTTGAGCTTGTTGATGACTATGTTCAATCTGAAATAAATAAGCCTACAATGCAAATAACTTGCACA TTTGAATCTGGCTGGTTCTCATCCAACAAGATCAATTGTCTTAGACAGCGTCTTATGGTGAGGTACCTATCAATATTTCCCAAACCTGGCGCAGAGAGTTTACTCAGGGCTGCTACTTCAAGGTTCGAAAAATTGAAGAGGGAGTGCAATAGGACTGCCATGAAGCTTGATGGAGAGGAATGCCAGCAAGCTAATACAG GCTTGGAAGAAAATGTAGAACATGACCATGTTGAAGATGAAGGAGAGGCAGCTGAGGCTAATGAAAGCGAGGAGGAATGGGAAGAAGAACTTGATCTG GCTGGAGATACAGAAATGCCGCTGCCGTCTCCTTCTT ATCTCAACATGCAGAATATTTCAAGGACCCATTTACAGGAGCTTTTTGATAGCTTTCCGTCTGATGAAATTGGTGGTGACAACGCTCAAGAAAATGGCAGCGAAGAAGAATATCCTATATATGAGGAAGATAGCGACAACGACTCTGACGAATGA
- the LOC140919080 gene encoding uncharacterized protein codes for MALVLAVQHWRPYLLGRRFVVYSDQKSLRHLLEQRITMVDQQNWIAKLLGYHFEVVYKSGLENKVVDTLSKMHVEAELKGITSFPICMQQQLIQQQVMNDPQLQKNFTHLQLVATQVFYARIEDDRKSLLGRNEKPLSIPEKIWDDISMDFITGLPKSKGFEAILVVVDRLSKYGHFIPLKHPYTARKVAEIFIEEVVRLHGVPQSIVSDRDPLFVSLF; via the exons ATGGCGTTGGTGTTGGCAGTTCAACATTGGCGTCCATATTTGTTGGGAAGAAGATTTGTGGTGTACTCCGACCAAAAGAGTTTACGACACTTGCTCGAACAACGCATCACTATGGTTGATCAGCAGAATTGGATAGCAAAATTATTGGGATATCACTTTGAAGTGGTATACAAGTCAGGTCTAGAAAATAAAGTTGTTGACACTCTCTCAAAAATGCATGTGGAAGCAGAGTTGAAAGGGATAACTTCTTTTCCCATATGTATGCAACAGCAACTAATTCAGCAGCAAGTTATGAATGATCCCCAATTGCAGAAG AATTTCACTCATCTCCAACTGGTAGCCACTCAGGTTTTCTACGCACGTATCGAAGATGACAGGAAATCTTTATTGGGTAGGAATGAGAAA CCCCTCTCAATTCCGGAGAAAATTTGGGATGATATTTCGATGGATTTTATCACTGGTCTCCCAAAATCGAAGGGGTTTGAAGCAATTCTTGTAGTGGTGGATAGATTATCCAAGTATGGACATTTTATTCCCTTAAAACATCCATATACTGCAAGGAAGGTGGCTGAAATATTTATTGAAGAGGTGGTGCGTCTTCATGGGGTGCCACAATCCATTGTCAGTGATCGTGATCCATTGTTTGTGAGTCTATTTTGA